Genomic DNA from Methanofollis sp. W23:
GAGATCGTGATGGACCGTATCACCAGCGGGAGATATGATTACCGGCTGAATAGTATCTGAACTGGGCCGCGGAACTCCTGGGAGTCGGTGTCTGGAATTGGGGGAATAGGGCTCTGTAGAAACCCTCACCTCTTGTGTGGGTGAGACATGTGTTCCCCCCCCCTTCCCTCCTCTTTGGCCGGGGACTCTGCCCCCGGACCCCCGGGACCACGATAGGGTCGGGAAGGCAGAATAGATGACCATAAAGAGAGTGCTGCCGTCCTTGGCCTATCGTGTTGCGGGGGGTTCGGGGGGCGGCACGCCCCCCGCCAGAGAGATTCATCAGGAGGATTTCTACAGAGCCGGGAATAGAAGATTTTTTCTGTTGTAGTGAGTTTGTAGAACCCCTTACCTCTTTCTGGTATGAGCCCCCGGCATGGTGTGGCGAGAAGATGCGTCGATCCGATTGGCCCCCCCTCAATCACAGAACCTTCTTCGCCATCTTGCGCCAGGGGGTTGCTGCCCCCCGGTCCCCCCGCGCCACGAGAGGTCGTGGACGGCACATCTCTCTTCAGGGAGTTCGAATATGCCTTCCCGTCTCTATCTTCCTCCCGAGGGTCTGGGGGCAGCGCCCCCGGCGCGATTCATGAGGGAAGGGGGGTGAGTCACGCGTGCACCCATAAAGGGTGAGGGTTTCTACAGAGCCGACTTTTTTTATTTTACCGGCTCTGTAGAAACCATCCTCTTTTCATCACTTCAATCCCCTGTGAACCGAATCCATCACCTTCCCTCACGCTTGTGCCAGGGGAAAAACCCCGGACCCCCCCCCACGACGAGGAGAGGCGGAGGCAGCGATGGAAAAAAAATCTTCACCGATTCTCCTGTCTTAAAAAAGAATGATCCAGCGGCTTTGTAGAAACCCTCACTTCCTCTCGGTGCAAGGGCGACGCAATCGCCTTCCCACACAATCACGCCGGGGGCGGCGAGTCCCCCCGTCGAAGAGAACCATCAAGAGGGGTTCTACAGAGCCAATCCAGCAACAAAATATTTTCATCCCATGTGCTTGAGACATGTTCTCGCCCCATGACGAATTCTACAAAGCCATTTCACTACAAAGTCGTCTCAAAAGTATCGGGTGATTGAAGGTCAGGATCCGGAAGTAGTTTTTACTGTCACCCGAATTGCTGAAACAATACCGCGCAAGGACACTTGAAACAGAGCATATCTCAAAACCCTCTGAGGCCTGAATTGAAACACTCCTTTCCAGGAATTTTGAATGCGTATCTTCCTTCCGCCGGGGGGCGGCAGCCCCCCGGTCCTCCGCAGAAGATAGGGAGGAGGACAGTAATCCCTCCTTCGTGACAATCAAAGACGAAATCCTCCTCCTATCGCCATCCAGGGGGTTTCCGGGGGGCGCTGCCCCCGGCACGAGCGTGCGGGAAGGCCATAGGTGCTTCGAGGCTACGAGGGGGTGAGGACCTTTCAATCATCATCCATCGCTATCTTCTGTAAAGGTAAGGTCGGAGAGTTCTGGGATGATCTCACAGATACATGTCCTGAACTCAGGAATTCATCTCAACAAAGAAGTTCACAAAGGTTTTTTCAAAAACGAGTGGACCGAGCGGGAATTGAACCCGCGGCCTCTTCCATGCCAAGGAAGCGATCTTCCCCTGATCTATCGGCCCGGTGATACCCTACAATATTGCATGCCATCTAATAAATGGATTTGGGCCGGGATACCCCCAGGTCATACAGACCCTGCGATCCCGGCAAGATATGCGAGGACGCGCGCCCTCGCCTCCGCAGTCTCTGCAGAGGCCATGATCGTCCCGTCCCGTATCGCCGGGACCAGGAGCGGCGCGGCCCCCTCTGGTGCAGGGGCGGAGATCGGGAGAAGTTTCCGCCGGCCGTCAGGGAAGAGATAAACCTGCTTGACCCCGCTCCACTTACCCCGCTTGGCAACACTCCTCCCTTCCACCTCGATGATGTCCAGGGAGAAGTCGATGACCGGGGCATTGGCGATCGAACCCCCGACCCCAAATGCCTCGACAATATCGCGGAAGGCAAGGATGTCCTCCCTCGTGATACCGCCAGAGAGAAAGATCTCGACATCCTCGTGCCCATGACTGTCGAGTTCCCAGCGCACCTCTTCAAGGATGGAACGCATGTTCCCGCGGCGCGAGCGCGGGGTGTCCAGGCGCACGCCCTTCGTGAACCCAAGTTCTGCCGCCCTGAGGCACTCCTCCTTCTCGTCGCCGAAGGTGTCGCAGAGCATCAGGCGCGGCACCTCGGACGCGGCATAGCGGTCGAAGGCCGTCCATGCCTCTTCAGGGTTCTCATGACACATCACAAAGGCGTGCGGCATCGTCCCGACGACCGGCATGCCAGGCGGGGCGGTGGTGTTCGAGACCCCGTCCACCCCTCCGATCCATGCCGAGCGCTCGATCATCGGTGCGATCGCCGGGTGTTGTCGCCGTGAACCGAATGAGTAGATCTTGCGCTCTCCTGCGGCGTGCTTGATATGCGCGGCGGCGGTCGCGATCCCCGAGGCGTGGCAGAGAAACCCGAGGAGGGCGGTCTCGAAGACCCCGAACTCACGGTACCGCCCGGTGATCCTGAGCACCGGTTCTCTCGGGCGAAAGACGCTCCCCTCAGGCATGGCCTCCACGTCCACCGAGAGACCGGAAAGGAGAGCAAGGACATCGTGAAGCCCACAGAAAATCCCCCACTCATAGGGCATACCTGCGGTCGTCACCTCCATCGTGACCACCGGGTCTATCCCTTCCTTCTCAAGCACCTCTTCACAGCGGGCAAAATAGATATCTGTGCACTCGCCGCGCGCGATCGTCCCCTCGTCAACCATATGAAAACGGCTCATATTCATCTCAACACTGCGATATGAGATGTCGGAGGGTAAAAAGGGGTGGTCCTGGTTCTGAAGAATTTCCCTTCAATCGGCTCTGTAGAAATCATCTTGACGGCTCTCTTCGACAGACCCCCCGCGATTCGATTGGTGGCGGACGGCAATACGCCCTTCATGGCCGCGGATTGTACCTTCCCCGCCTTCTTTTCATCCCGGGGATCTCGGGGGCCGCCCCCCCCCTGGGGGCGATTCATGAGGGAAGGCGGGAGAATCACACGTGCACACAGAATGGGCGAGGATTTCTACAAAGCCCTACGATCAGGATGGCACCTCTGATCGTCATGCCTTTGTTCCTGCCAGGGGCGCTCTCAAAGATCAACGATCTTCTCACGCTCGCAGCCACCTGGACCCCTGCGAAGATAATTGAATCAGGAGAGCACGACAGATGACCACGAAGAAATGCCCATCCAGAGAAGAGCCTCCAGGGCGGTGGTCTTTAACCCTCTGGAAACCCAATTTTTTCTGATGGCAGGCAGGCATACTGAGGAGCAGAGGAGGACCTGCTGATGCTCGGGATCATCGGCGGCACCAGCCTCCTGTACTGTGACCTCCCCCCACTGGAGGAAAAGACGGTCTGGACCCCGTACGGTCCGGCCGCCGTGCATACCGGCGAGATCGCCCTGATGCTCAGGCACCAGGCCGACCGTCCGCCCCACCAGATCAATTATCAGGCCCAGATGGCGGCGCTCGCCCTCTGCGGCGTAGACCGGGTCGTCGCCTTCGGGTCGGTCGGTTCATTGAAACCCCTCATCCAGCCAGGGACGGTGATGCTCCCGACCGACTATCTCAGCCTCACCGACATCCCCTCCTTCCACAACCATGCCATCGAGCATGTGATGCCGGCTCTTGACCAGGGTCTGGTGAAGCAGATCTCAGAGGCCGTCCCTACCGCCGAGGTCGGGGGGACCTATGCCCAGACGCGCGGCCCCAGGATCGAGACGGTCTCTGAAGTGCAGGCCCTGGCAAAGATCGCGGATGTAGTCGGGATGACGGTGGCGAGCGAGGCGACGCTTGCCCGAGAACTCGAGATCCCGTTTGCGGCGGTCTGCACGGTCGACAATTATGCGAATGGATTATCTGATGAGGTGCTGACCTACGAACACATCCTTGCCACCTCGAAGAAATACGCGAGGCGGACCGAGGACCTGGTCGGTGCGGTTGTGCAGGCACTGGGAGCATGAGATGATGAGAGAAGTATACAATGGAGAGGACGTCCTGGTACGGGACGTCGAGGTGCAGGGCAGACAGGTGAACATCAAGATCGAGGGCGGACGGTTTGCGGCCATCGGTGAGGACGCCGGTGGCGAGGCAGACCTTGTCATCGAGGGGAAGGGTGCGGTCGCTCTCCCTGGGCTGTACAACACCCACACCCACGCGGCAATGACCCTCCTGCGAGGGTATGCCGACGACATGATCCTCCAGGAGTGGCTCTCTGAAAAGATCTGGCCACTGGAAGCGCACCTGACCGCCGACGACGTCTACTGGGGGACGCGCCTGGCATGCCTTGAGATGATCAGGTCAGGGACGGTCGGGTTCAATGACATGTACTTCTTCATGGAAGACGCCGCAAGGGCCGTCGAGACAATGGGGATGAAGGCGCAGCTCTCGTACGGGTTCATCGACCTCTTCGACGAGGAGAAGCGGGAGAAAGAGATCAAGGCGACCGAGGCGCTGGCCACTTCGGTCAGGGGGATGGACAACCCGCGGATCAAGGCGGCGGTCGGCCCCCACTCTATCTACACCGTCTCCGAGGAGGGGCTCTCCTGGTGCGCCGAATTTTCCCGTCAGCAGGATATCAACATCCACGTCCACCTGGCCGAGACCGAGCAGGAAGTGACCGACTGCGTCGCCAAGACCGGAGTGCGCCCCACACAGGTGCTGGACCGGTGCGGACTCCTCACCCCGAGGACGGTCGCCGCCCACTGTTGCTGGCTCGATTCAGACGACTGCGCACTTCTTGGCAACCGCGGCGTCTTTGCATCCCACAATCCGGCAAGCAACATGAAACTCGCGGTGGGCCGCGCGATGCCATATGAATGGTTGAAGGAAAGGGGTGCCGGGCTCTGTCTCGGGACCGACGGGTGTTCGTCCAACAACAATCTCGACATGTTCGAGGAGATGAAGTTCGCCGCACTCCTCCAGAAGTTCTACTGGCGCTCGCCGACCATCCTCCCTGCAGAGGAGGCGCTTGCCATGGCCTCGGCAAACGGCGCTGCGGCACTCGGCTTTGAAGGCGGGAAACTCGAGGTCGGTGCCCCCGCCGACCTGGTCCTCCTCGACCGCCGGGCCTCCAGCAACACTCCGCTCTACAACCCGGCGTCCAATGCGGTCTATGCCTGCAACGGCGGTGCGGTCTCCACCGTGCTCTGCGACGGCCGCGTCCTGATGCAGGACCGCGTCGTCCCTGGCGAAGAGGAGGTGCTGGAGGGCGCACGGCAGGCGATCGCCGGGCTGCTCGCGCGGCACCATGCGTCTGTCTCAGAATAAGGAGTATGGCGCGGACCCCTGGCCGGGACGTGGCCAGGGATCAAGAAGGGGCGGCACCCCCCTCTTCACGAATTTTTCTCAGGGGTTTGACCTCCCTCCTGAACTGAAGCACTCCTTCCCAGAGATTTTGGTTCAGAACATATCCCACCACTCTCCTGGGGTGAACATCCCCCCGGACCGAAGTGCTTTCTTTCAGAAATTCTGGGTCTGTAGAATCGAACATGACCATGAGGCTCACGCATACGCGATTGAAGATGATCGTGAGTCTCCTATGGTGTGTGAACCTGTGCTCCCCTTCAGCACAGGACACGCTGTGAGACCGCCGCATCATTGCCGCACCCGC
This window encodes:
- a CDS encoding MTAP family purine nucleoside phosphorylase, yielding MLGIIGGTSLLYCDLPPLEEKTVWTPYGPAAVHTGEIALMLRHQADRPPHQINYQAQMAALALCGVDRVVAFGSVGSLKPLIQPGTVMLPTDYLSLTDIPSFHNHAIEHVMPALDQGLVKQISEAVPTAEVGGTYAQTRGPRIETVSEVQALAKIADVVGMTVASEATLARELEIPFAAVCTVDNYANGLSDEVLTYEHILATSKKYARRTEDLVGAVVQALGA
- a CDS encoding amidohydrolase family protein, giving the protein MREVYNGEDVLVRDVEVQGRQVNIKIEGGRFAAIGEDAGGEADLVIEGKGAVALPGLYNTHTHAAMTLLRGYADDMILQEWLSEKIWPLEAHLTADDVYWGTRLACLEMIRSGTVGFNDMYFFMEDAARAVETMGMKAQLSYGFIDLFDEEKREKEIKATEALATSVRGMDNPRIKAAVGPHSIYTVSEEGLSWCAEFSRQQDINIHVHLAETEQEVTDCVAKTGVRPTQVLDRCGLLTPRTVAAHCCWLDSDDCALLGNRGVFASHNPASNMKLAVGRAMPYEWLKERGAGLCLGTDGCSSNNNLDMFEEMKFAALLQKFYWRSPTILPAEEALAMASANGAAALGFEGGKLEVGAPADLVLLDRRASSNTPLYNPASNAVYACNGGAVSTVLCDGRVLMQDRVVPGEEEVLEGARQAIAGLLARHHASVSE
- a CDS encoding nicotinate phosphoribosyltransferase; amino-acid sequence: MSRFHMVDEGTIARGECTDIYFARCEEVLEKEGIDPVVTMEVTTAGMPYEWGIFCGLHDVLALLSGLSVDVEAMPEGSVFRPREPVLRITGRYREFGVFETALLGFLCHASGIATAAAHIKHAAGERKIYSFGSRRQHPAIAPMIERSAWIGGVDGVSNTTAPPGMPVVGTMPHAFVMCHENPEEAWTAFDRYAASEVPRLMLCDTFGDEKEECLRAAELGFTKGVRLDTPRSRRGNMRSILEEVRWELDSHGHEDVEIFLSGGITREDILAFRDIVEAFGVGGSIANAPVIDFSLDIIEVEGRSVAKRGKWSGVKQVYLFPDGRRKLLPISAPAPEGAAPLLVPAIRDGTIMASAETAEARARVLAYLAGIAGSV